TGAGCACATTTTTATGTTACTGACATCCACTTTTGCCCCCTCCCacccattttttttaatggaagcTCATGAAGTTCATGTATCACCTCCAACTGAGATGCCAGAAGAGAACAGCAGTGCCACGGAGGCCCCTACGGAACCAACATGCCCCGAACCAGATCCCTTCCCCATGCCCCAAGCTGCAGAAGATGACGTGGAAATGCCAGCAGATTTTGAGCGTCTATGGAAAGCAGCCAGTGATAACCCTCAAGACTTCACCAGCTGGACTGACCTCCTGCAGTACTGTGAgcaagaggtgtgtgtgttgttttaaataGACAAACAGCAGTCAATCAATGAGGTTTTTCACCGTGAGAAACCAAcatataaacagtgtaaacataaataataattaaataacacaaatgcactgtttattttaaataattcaaacctagttagttcaaggCAAAGTTATTTTAGAacttaatttgttcaaaacctagtgggttagtCTGAACCAAGGTTCAGGCTTTTGTTGCATTTGTTACTTTTTAGCCCATCAATTTTGTTACTCAATATGATTTTGAAGTTACACTAAAGAACTTCCACCATGCAGTACTACTTCGACATACGAGCAACATATGAGTTTAAGTTATGAGTTGTCATttggtccatatttttgttcgtcATACGAGTAAAAATCTGAGTGAAGAATTGtccttcaggacaccaccgctaacTAGCAGATGGACACATCAGctggatctcattctttcccacgtgttgtCCACAGAGTAAAGATGTAGCGTTTGTGTACTTGAGTATGTTGCTCATGTGTACTTCATTGTTTAGCTAAGttatatgtaattaattaatgtgaAAAATACGCATGTCTATTGTTTGATTTTCTCCCATAATTTAGTgggtttgaggttttttttttagaagactGGATGGgttagaaattattttaattttttttaaatgatgaaaattTGTTGTCATGTCATAAACTTCAGACCAAATAAGGTAGATGTAAATGCACAATCGTTCTTAAATAGTTGTGCAACTTCAAACTACCGAGTACCTATATTAACTTCTAGTGCCCCAGTAAGCTACAAAGCAACTTGTTGTGGCAGTGTACTTTTGAAACTTAGTTTTTTGTCACCTCTTCAGAGTCATGTTGCAGCATCACGCAGAGCTCTAGAGGCCTTTCTTGCTCGCTACCCACTCTGCTATGGCTACTGGAAGAAATTTGCTGATCTGGAGCGTCGTGAAGGATTGAACATAAAAGCAGAGGAGGTAAAACTGGAGAACTTACAATGTCCCATCTTCTTTTAtgcaacattaaaatattttaaataagcTTTTCCATAATTATTTGTGAGCTAATATTGTGGTGTTTTGTTTCAGGTGTGTATTCAGGGTCTCCGGGTGATCCCTCTGAGCGTAGATCTGTGGATCCACTACATCAATCTGCTGCTGGGAACACTTGACATGAACCTGCCTGAGTCACACCCGCGAATTCGTAGGTAGATGAACGTTCTCATATTTTGCCAGTACACCTCTTGCACCATGCTTCGTACAAATaaaattctttgttttaattaaaatgttaaaatggaaatgtccaaatatatataaaaatatctgCTTCcattgttcaaaatgttttccaaCATCTTCCCTCAGTGTGTTTGAGAATGCGGTTCAGGCAGCAGGACTGGACTTTCACTCAGATCGGCTTTGGGATCTTTATGTTGAGTGGGAGAAGGAGCAAGGGAACATGAGGAATGCCACAGCTGTTTTGGACAGAGTCCTCAAAGTCCCCACCCAGCTCTACAATACCCACTATGAAAAGTAAGAccacacattcacatacacacacacacacattcattcacacacaagctcaaacacacaaatccacaCAAGTCatgtaaaatgtctttaaacAAATCAGTTGACAATAAAAATTCTGACGCAAATCTTTTCGTGTGCTACATTAACTATTTCAATCATGATAGATACCTTAAGATttctattaaatatatatatatatatatatatatatatatatatatatatatatatatatatatatatatatatatatatatatatatatatataaaatgttctTTTCCCCTCTTGTGAATCCAAGTTTACATTGCTTTTTCTTACTTCCATCTCATCTGTCAGGTTCAAGGAACACCTGAACAGCCACGAGCCCAAAGAGGTCCTCTCTCCAGAAGAATACGAGGAGCTGAGGTTGTTGTGCCGACAGAGCCAGAAGGCAGAACGTGCTGAACAggcccaggaggaggagcaggagaggccCCCAGGGGAGGAAGAACCCGCCACACCTGACGGCGTAGACACAGTGAGCTACTTCCAGCTGACTCACAGTCATGCTAGGTAAGATGGGTAGGTGGAGAAATTAAAGGGATCAATTTTGTTTAGGAGGAATTGAAACAGAAGATCAGGGAACAAGTGCTGATTCGCAGGGACAAAGTGTACCAGCACAACGAGGGGGAAGTTCGCAACAGATGGCACTTTGAAGATGCcgtgagtgtttttgtctttctactTCACTGtgatagtattttttttttgtatctccaATGTTCTGGTGCTTTTCCTTCTCTTATTCAATCATcgtattttgtttgcatttgcatttgctTTGGCAAACCAAAACCAAGATTTGACAAAGAATTGTCCACTTTTATCAGTGGCTGCCATCCAAATAGCCAACTGCTCATTAAGTCTTGTATAAAGCttgattttaattaataataGTTTTGGTGAATAAAGTGCTGTCTGCTACTTATGTGTGCTTTGTTTCGACACTTCGATACGCGCCCCGGACTCGATAGgtgtttttttctgaaccaCCGCTTCGAAGCCTGCTTCAGACATGGAAAAACCACGTGATTGATGACTCTTGAAACATTCGAGTGTTTCTAAACACTAAGCACTTCATTCCCCCAGCTGACACACTGgcgcttcattcaccaggtgaaccgGTTTAGTGGTTCAGATCAGTGGGTGGGGATATGAAACACCGGCAAGTTCCAGATGTGttcaaatggatgaaacagcgtgGTGTGTTGCTGATCGTGTCAAAATCCTCTGGATTGATTAGATTAGCGTTCGAATGACATTCGGACATCACTATTGTCTTCTACTCATGTACATTTTTTGATAACAAATCTCAAACTTTTCAGGCAGATATTTCTGAAAGTATCAAATGCATCTGCCTTTGTGCTCAAGGCCAAATATGATAATGATGCTCCAGGCTGAAATCCGAATTTGACAGCAGTATAAATTGACGACAGAATTctgtcatttaaatattttttaacttatTAAATAGTTTTGCATATGCTGCTTCTCTGATATCTAAatattctcagtcatccagatcATGGTAGAACTCTGATGTAACGTCATCTTGACTTTTTGGAAAAGTGTTAAGGtgtttgcctctcatccaagagttcCAGATATTTAACGTAGTGGTAGCCTCAGTCATCATTATGTCTTTACGACTTGACCACTTCTACTTGGTTAAGTATATGGAACTCCCCACCTGCTgtaaagaactgaagaagtctcttggatgacagGCTAAGCATCTTGAAGCCTTTCTTAtgagtccagttgactttattcaagtgatgtcagtgtgtttgGTTTCTTGGATCTGCAGATCAAACGTCCGTACTTCCACGTCAAGCCACTTGATCGTCTTCAGCTGCGAACCTGGCACTCCTACCTTGACTGGGAGATTTCTGAGCTGAACAGGGACACAAAAGAAACTATCAAAGGTGAACACATTCGAAAGTATCAACAATATTATCACATGCAGCACAGTAGCTCATCGGTGGCCAATGTTGAGTTTGCTTGTTCTCtcggttttctttttttaatgcttttgagAAAGGCAGTGGTTTACATctggcatacacacacaaataatgagAATCATGACAATGTAATTGTACTGACCGATGAGGATGTTTCTTGTATTTTACTAGATCCAAACCAGGCAGCCACAGAAGAAACAGAGGTGACAGCCCAGCCTCAGGAAGGATCAGAAGGGGCTACTGTTGTCCATGACGACCATAGGGTTCGCATCCTCTTCGAGCGCTGCCTAATTGCCTGCGCTCTGTATGAGGAGTTTTGGACCAGAGTGAGCAGAACAGTGTGCTTTCCCATGTTGTGACACATTTTAATGCATATTATTGTCAAATTAGAACATCTCTTGTTTGTGTTCAGTATACGCGGTACCTGGAGTCGCAGAGTGTTGATGAGGCTCGGGCTGTTTTCAGACGAGCTTGTGAGATCCACCTGACGCACAAACCCAACATTCACTTGCACTGGGCGACCTTTGAAGAGAGACATGGTATGTcaaatcatgcacacacacacacaaataatgagAATCATAAGAATACGTTGAACTTGCACGTAATAAATGACAGAATAGAAACAAAGTGAAGATGAAGACTTATACAAATCATATGAGAATAAATAGCGCCTGGTATTTAGGCACGATTATGACAGGTGAGAGGTGGAATATAAATTCATATTATTTCTCCGTCAGGTGACTTAAATGAGGCCAGACGAGTGCTGGATGCCCTAGACAAGACGTTACCCAGGTTGGCAGTGGTCGTCCTGCGCAGGGTGGCCTTAGAGAGACGGGCGGGTcagctggaccaatcagaggccttgTTGCAGGCAGCTGTGGCCGAATCCAAAGAAAGGCCCACTTTACATGCGTTCTACTCTATTAAGCTGGCTCGTCTGCTGCTGAAACTTGGAAGGAACCCCAGCAGAGCACGAAGAGTTTTACAGGAAGCACTGGAGATCAGTCCGGTGAGATAAGGAAAAAATATCACCACAGTACTTTGATCAGTCCCTTTTCAGCACTACCCCTTTGAAAAGCATGGCAAACTGTAGTTGACATTAGAAAATGGGCCAAGCCAGGCAATGAAGTTTTATAAAGTCAGTGCCTTCCCTTACTATATTTTCTATACTCGAAATTTTTCATACTCCTCTGCCAGTCACTTCCTTTATCTTAAAAAGGAAGCTTCACTCTAAATTGTCATGCCactgaacacattttaataatttatttatgtccACATAGAGGAGAACATTACCATGACAGGAATAGTGCAGGTGCAGGAACTACATTGTTAAATCATTGATCAGAgccataaaacaaaacataaatcagTTTTCAGTGGTATTAGAGAAGGCACAGTTTTATCTATTTTACTGTCCCCCTTTTTGGGAACCCAAATTGCTGAAATTCAGTCCAATCAAACCTGAGTATGACAAGGTTGCTAAATAAGAAGACACGTGGTCTCCAGTTACTACCCTTGTCTTTGGGAGCAGTTGGTGCATCTAAAGTTTGGTCATAAAGTCTTCCTTTAGACTACAGTCAAAGATCAAGGCCACCTCTCAaacaaacattgatttgaatgaataaaacatctggCATATTGGCAGCAATATTATAAAACTGATTTTTGTTAGTATGTCCCTTATTACAACATGCTTCACCCACAAACAGGTGTTTATACGGAACGTTCTATTAACACTGGGATCCTGATAAAGCAAGGATGCTGGTGAGGACATGCActcaacaaaacaggaagaactTGAAACTGTTTGTAGAAGGCTTTTGATACCTGCCTGAGGAATAATTCCCTCAACACTGCAGCATTGCTGATTCAGCCTGTCGTTTCTCTAGTCTTTGGAGCTGAGCTCCGTTTCTCAGGACTGTTTCCAACCCTTAAATCTTGAGTTAAAATGATTTCCtggaatcattcattcattagaaGTTAGAACTAGTCTTATTTGCTATTCTATGTGATGTTATTTTATCTACCTCTTGATGTATATCATCACATTTTGTCCTTTATgtgttgaagacattttttgtgtgtgtcataatcTTTGCGATGGGTACCTTGTGAGttaccagaaaataaaaactgttgctCCATGCTTGAAACTTaagtagtaaaaaaaacataagtTCATAATTAAGACACACAATCTCTGTAGTTTATAATGGCTTCTCTCTTCTTGTGTCGTCCATCAGGATAATGATAAACTGCACCTGAACCTGTTGGAGCTGGAGGTGTCGGAGGATCCCTGGGCGTCGGTGGAAGCGGTCCAGGAGTGCGTGACACGAGCGCTGGCAGCTCCCCTCGCCTCACACACAAAGATCCTCCTCTCACAGAGAGGCTTGCAGTTTGCTGAGGATTATAGCAGCTCGATCCAAAGGTCAGAATTAAACAGAAACCTGATAGCCGCCCAATATTCCAAGCCCAAGTGATCATGTGATCCCCATTGTCGATTGTTccttgtgtttgcttgtgtgtctTCGTCAGTGTGCTATCTGTGTATGAAGAGCACCAGAAACTGCTGAAGGAGCTGGGGGGAACcaagagagaagcagagaatGGGTGAGAAACAAAGGAAAAGTACTCAAAGCTGAAGTCGGATCAGTTTCACAAGAAACACAATCTTAAGATTTTACTTCTCCTTGATgggttatttcattttgttgtgcAAACctaattttgaattattttatttttagggaCGAAGATCCAGAGAAGCTGAACAAAGGTGACGACAACTCTGCTGTAGCCGCGTCTGAACAAACCCCACCTACCGTGCCACATGTCCCAatcaccaccccccctccacctgtgGTGGGAGCCGACATGAGCACACAGGGTGGCTACGGGGCGTATAGCAGCTGGTACCAGGTTGGACTCAAGATTTTACtatagattacagtattttacagtaTTAGAGTACAAGAttaatgtgattaaataaaTCTGTACGGGAACTACCTTGCCTAAAGAATGACCTAAGggggaaatgaaagaaaaccaaTATTTCTTGTACAAGATGTATCCAGTTTAGTCTAAAATGGTTTCATAGAAGGATGAGGATGGATGAGCTCATCATGACAGAATGCTCTCTGAGATGTTCTGTGAACTTCACTACCTGTTTGTTGTGATTCATTTTCCAGCAGCCACAATACAGCAGCTATGGCTACCAGAACACCTGGAACTACAACCAGGGCTACTATCCTCCCAGCTAGAGCAGGAGACAAAGATTGTGACACCAGGTCAGACCAGCTGATGCGGTTTGACCCCAGATGACTGAACTACAAACTGAACCAGTCTCATCAGCCCccctgctaaaaaaaataaataaatgccagCATCCTCTCTTCCAAGTCACCTCATCGTTCTGGATTTTAAATAAGTGGTAGGAGCTGTTTTTATATGTCAATAATTTCACTGTGGACTCTTGAGGGACCTGGTGGAAAGATGATGACAGGAGACCGTGACGTCCATTCTCAGACCATCAagtgttttctcattttattcagaaatatttttgcatttcttgcCAGATTAACCCATTTTTCTCCAGGTTTAAATCCATCCAGTTGACTGACATTTTGTACGGTCCCTAGTAGCTTCTGCACTGTTTTTGTAATGTATATAAAGGTGTTTTATAGTTTGTCACAGCGTAACTATTTGTGTTGTAAGTCTGTTTGCTCGTTCTTCCACAATGACAGTAAAAAATGAGCTTTTACTTGTTTTACTCATTGTTACACAAAAACCTTGTTGTCTTTCAAAGACGTATTTCCTGCTGATCTGCAGTAATGTTTTCTAAAAAGTTGTGAAATATTTCAGTACATCACAGCCTTGCCTCTAGTCTCGTGTCAGTAATAAGTGATTGTAGTGACGCTCTTGTGCACATGATCAACTGAGTTTGAAAGTCAAATAGCTGGTGGGCTTTAGAGAATGTGATCTTCACCTCAATAGCGTGATTATTAAATTAATGGTAAATTGACGTAGAACGAGACCTAAAACTTTCTTTATAGGATCATCACAACagcccatttgtcatcaatGTCATATATATTGAAGGTTTAGTGTAAAGAGTGAagagctccccccccccattaaatGGTGAAAGGAcagtctgctctgattggtcactcAAAGCGCTTTACAACAGAAGCCAGTCTTCACGTATACTCATGGTGGTTGCAGAGGATGCCATGCAAGGTGCTACCTGCTCTTTAGGAGTAAAAACTATAGGTTTTCCAATTCCAGGTTTTTGTCTTGCTCACATTTTTAGAAACAACCGCTGTTAGGTGGACAGCTAATACCACCTGAGTCACAGATGCCCATAGAAGCGATGACTGCAGCCTCTGAAATTCATTGAGTGAAACAAATTGGTCTTTTTCACAGCTAAGGTTTTCACAGCACAGCGGTGGTGGCTGTAGTCATTACATCTCATCCTAAACCAGCATGCACCATAACTGAATTTTTGGAACTAAAGCAGCCGTCATTCACCTATTATAACACGTTTTTGTACTGTCATCTGTGAAAAACAATATGCAGCTCAGTTTTGATCAATTGTTTAATGTCCTGGCGTTCCAGCTCACCAGACCAGTTGTCAGTTTGAAATTACATAAGTGTATTAAAGGATCTGGAACTAAATAGTGTTCCTATTTGTGGCTactgaaaacatttacatttctgaCCGTTATGGAAAATATACAATCTTCCTTCTTTTaagcacaaaaaagaaatttgtaCAGACGTCATAATTTTCCAAGTCACTTTTACTTCAAGTAGATTCTGGTGATTATGAAgacatacagtaattaaatttatttaaaaaaaactgtcaaagtaaaatgtcacaaaaatcaGGAAGATCGTCTGGATTAAATTTAAGGCCCTTTCAGAACCAATCGAGTGAGTTATGTGTGATATTTTGCTAGATGAAGAACAGGTTAATAATGAACAGTTTTGTGCTATAGTAACACCATGAAGCAGTCAGTATCAATCAGAAGCCAGCCATCATCATATTGTAGTCACCTTCCAAAACACTCCACACAAACCAATCAATAATAAGTGAAATCAGTCACTTCACAACAGCATAAGGCATCATTCAGCGGtttaatcatgtgtttttttcagtgttaCTAATCCAAAAAGTTCAAAAAAGCAGTTGGAACACAATGTGAACACAGTCTGAAACTGCATCCATCTGCTGCAGACTTAGCAGGCATTCTGAATGATACTGAAGGGGGCAGCTCCTGGTTCAAACTTTCTGGTGTATTTTGTGTTGACGTAGTGGAAGTGGTGGTGAGGTAGGCTCACAGAGAAGATCCTGCTGATCTCACTTTTTAGCAACAACCAGCGCGGCTGAAGGCACCAAGCCTAAAAGAGAATGGAAAGTCAAACAAAAGTTCAGACAAAGTTCCTGAACTATCACAAGTTcacagagaagagaaaacacTGAGAATATGTCCCCACATATGAAGAGTAAAAATCAGTACATCACATGTGTTTATATGAAAGTACAGTGCTCACCCAGGTCTTTGAGGGGCTTCTCCATGTCCAGTTCGGTGTATACGTGGCGGGGGTAGGGTGACAGCAGCGTGAAGTCCTGACCCTCTGGCATGCTGCTGTTCATTTTCACGTAGACGCGTACTGCCGCCAGCGGCTCTCGGGCCTTGAATACCGTTGAGATGGTTGACCCATCCAGCAGACGGACctacaaatgaaagaaaatgcaaGTGGAAGTGATGGAAGACAGCAAAATACAGGGCGAAGGAGGAGAGATTTTCTGCCATCTTTAAATTTGACTATTTCTCACCAAAATCAGTGAACTATTAAAAACAGAATTTCTGCCTTGTGCTTGGGCTTGCCTGCCTCTGCCAGCCATTGAGTTTGCATCCCTGTTTGGCTCCATTCATATGATGTACATGTAGTGTAGACTTGTGCTTTAGTTACAAGttatgagtaaaaaaataaagttataacCAAATTTGAAGAAAATCTAAAGGACTTCCTGAGATGTTTCATAAAAAAAGGGATGGGCATCATGGAAAACTTGTGCCCCCAACCATCTGTCGATGATGCAGAAGAGTAAAAAATGGacatttaaacatgaaaaattgACAAATAACTCTAAAATAGGAATGGTATATAGATGTGTTATAATTATATTCATGTGCTTTTTGATACACCAACAACATAAAACGTTTATTTCATGAATGTGGTCTGTGAAGCTCGTACCTGTATCCTGGACTCATCATACTCTTTCTTAGTGGGTGGAGGGCCGTGACTGGAGGGCGAGGAGAGGCTGGGCTGAGCCGGCTGAGCCGATGCAGCTGTGCTTGATGGTTCACCACCTTTGAACtaaacaggtttaaaaaaaaaaaagtccggAGACTAAGTcaaaaaaggaaacaatttGAATAGTgaagaagtaaaagaaaaaatcacacaaaacaaatgaatgggtTACCTTTTGTGCTCGCTCCTCTCTGTCTCGTGCTATCTTTTCTTTAACCCTTTGTCTAATGGGAATAAAGACAAACTACAGTGAGAGCCACAAAGAATGTACTACTTCTTATCTTGTGCTAAATTTGGGAGTCCACCCTATATTTCATTGCTGAGTGAGGATGACATTGAACCCATCCATCACCAAAAGCTCATGACAGTAGGTGAAAGTAGGA
The Antennarius striatus isolate MH-2024 chromosome 10, ASM4005453v1, whole genome shotgun sequence genome window above contains:
- the si:ch211-114c17.1 gene encoding pre-mRNA-processing factor 39 isoform X2 encodes the protein MAAEGFQDMSGNGELDESSAHEVHVSPPTEMPEENSSATEAPTEPTCPEPDPFPMPQAAEDDVEMPADFERLWKAASDNPQDFTSWTDLLQYCEQESHVAASRRALEAFLARYPLCYGYWKKFADLERREGLNIKAEEVCIQGLRVIPLSVDLWIHYINLLLGTLDMNLPESHPRIRSVFENAVQAAGLDFHSDRLWDLYVEWEKEQGNMRNATAVLDRVLKVPTQLYNTHYEKFKEHLNSHEPKEVLSPEEYEELRLLCRQSQKAERAEQAQEEEQERPPGEEEPATPDGVDTELKQKIREQVLIRRDKVYQHNEGEVRNRWHFEDAIKRPYFHVKPLDRLQLRTWHSYLDWEISELNRDTKETIKDPNQAATEETEVTAQPQEGSEGATVVHDDHRVRILFERCLIACALYEEFWTRYTRYLESQSVDEARAVFRRACEIHLTHKPNIHLHWATFEERHGDLNEARRVLDALDKTLPRLAVVVLRRVALERRAGQLDQSEALLQAAVAESKERPTLHAFYSIKLARLLLKLGRNPSRARRVLQEALEISPDNDKLHLNLLELEVSEDPWASVEAVQECVTRALAAPLASHTKILLSQRGLQFAEDYSSSIQSVLSVYEEHQKLLKELGGTKREAENGDEDPEKLNKGDDNSAVAASEQTPPTVPHVPITTPPPPVVGADMSTQGGYGAYSSWYQQPQYSSYGYQNTWNYNQGYYPPS
- the si:ch211-114c17.1 gene encoding pre-mRNA-processing factor 39 isoform X1, translating into MAAEGFQDMSGNGELDESSAHEVHVSPPTEMPEENSSATEAPTEPTCPEPDPFPMPQAAEDDVEMPADFERLWKAASDNPQDFTSWTDLLQYCEQESHVAASRRALEAFLARYPLCYGYWKKFADLERREGLNIKAEEVCIQGLRVIPLSVDLWIHYINLLLGTLDMNLPESHPRIRSVFENAVQAAGLDFHSDRLWDLYVEWEKEQGNMRNATAVLDRVLKVPTQLYNTHYEKFKEHLNSHEPKEVLSPEEYEELRLLCRQSQKAERAEQAQEEEQERPPGEEEPATPDGVDTEELKQKIREQVLIRRDKVYQHNEGEVRNRWHFEDAIKRPYFHVKPLDRLQLRTWHSYLDWEISELNRDTKETIKDPNQAATEETEVTAQPQEGSEGATVVHDDHRVRILFERCLIACALYEEFWTRYTRYLESQSVDEARAVFRRACEIHLTHKPNIHLHWATFEERHGDLNEARRVLDALDKTLPRLAVVVLRRVALERRAGQLDQSEALLQAAVAESKERPTLHAFYSIKLARLLLKLGRNPSRARRVLQEALEISPDNDKLHLNLLELEVSEDPWASVEAVQECVTRALAAPLASHTKILLSQRGLQFAEDYSSSIQSVLSVYEEHQKLLKELGGTKREAENGDEDPEKLNKGDDNSAVAASEQTPPTVPHVPITTPPPPVVGADMSTQGGYGAYSSWYQQPQYSSYGYQNTWNYNQGYYPPS